CATTAAGTGCAGTGAGTACGCCCCGATCAACGTGCGATAACATCTACGGGCAAATGTTCGAACAATATCTTCGAGTCATTGATGATTCTCTCGTTAGAGAGACCGAAAGACTATGTCGCCACTAAACACCCCAGCGATAATCTCGTGTTTGCATGTATATAGCGATGAAGTGGCAGATGTTCTGTTGCATCGTCGGTTGGTATGTGAACTGAAAACGGAACTCGCATGAAATTATCACTTGGGTGTTTAGATGACGCTGTGGCGGCACCTTCCATACTCGCCACCAGAGGGACACAATCACAAATTCTCGTACCAGCTCCGATCGGTATGTATACGATcctttaccgatctcccaatgtcccggcgtataatgCAGGGCCTGCTAGAATACCTTTCtgatgagtccactagcaggcctggTCGAAACACTCTCCattccttttcctattttcacCCACTCACACTTCCTCCATCACACCTTCTAGAGGCCGCCACAGCGCTGTGTAGTAGCGCTACTGCTTTCAAGTTCACCGGCGAGAGAATCATTACCCTGTATAAATGTAACAAAGCCTTTTTTATGCGACAACCGAGTGTCCAAGTACAAATTGGTCTAAGACTTTATCATGTATAACGATACGAGGAATCGCATTACTATTGAATTGTACCTATCCGTTAGTGGGGTAATGACCAGACGAGGACAATTTCCAATATACTCGTACGCGTACGGCACCGTTGTATATATAATTCTGACGAATACATCGTCTTCCCAATAATAGCGCAGTTGGGCCAACCATTCAAAGTCGGTTTCGTTGTTGATCTTCTTGTCGATCAAAAGCTTAACGACGTCCGTAGCGTGCACGTCGAGCGTAATCAGAGCATTCAGTGTGGTTCGATTCTGCTTCGACAGCGGTCCTAAAGGAACAGATAGATCCTACCTAGCGACAATGGGGAGGAACCATTTAAACCGAATCTCGGTTACCTCGAACCAGTTCAACTATCTCGAGTATTTGGGATCTGAGTTTTTCGTAGAGCGTATCCATTGCCGATGGGATGCGATTCATCAGTGTGTTTTGTACCTGTATGCTCCAGTAAATTTGATCAACGCACAGAACAACCATACCTGGCCATATGGTCACCCATACAACTCGCTTGTTCGTTTCGTAATCTAGGTAGCTCATGAAAACTTCGTGTCTTACAGACTTTACCATTTGTTCCTCTACCTGTAATCTCGTTTTGCTAATTATGTGATCATCGTTAATCTTACGTTCGTATTACAAATAGTTGTATCTACCTGAACAAGCCATCGTTCTACGCAACCTCTCGCGTCTTCCGTGGAGATTTTGTCTTGCATGTTGACCTCTTCATTGTCTTCACTGAACATTGAATATATCTCCATTTTAGGGTCGAACCTGCAAAGAGattttcgcaagcgattcttttattcgttgaCCGTCGTGTCCTTTTCTCACCCTAGTTTATTTATCccttcgaacaattttcgaagaTGCGGTTGAACGCGCAgtg
This window of the Ptiloglossa arizonensis isolate GNS036 chromosome 5, iyPtiAriz1_principal, whole genome shotgun sequence genome carries:
- the LOC143147145 gene encoding uncharacterized protein LOC143147145, with translation MTLWRHLPYSPPEGHNHKFSYQLRSVCIRSFTDLPMSRRIMQGLLEYLSDESTSRPGRNTLHSFSYFHPLTLPPSHLLEAATALCSSATAFKFTGERIITLYKCNKAFFMRQPSVQVQIGLRLYHV